In Dolichospermum flos-aquae CCAP 1403/13F, the following proteins share a genomic window:
- a CDS encoding aliphatic sulfonate ABC transporter substrate-binding protein, with the protein MKIPFLPQRRTVLNRFVQYSLLGLFTLSTPLTGSLLQTSQAQTKSGFSSKVINLAYQTSGDIVKVKKVVEPRFKELGVTVNWVGPFPAGPQLIEAMNAGKVDIGTVGETPPIFSQAAGVTEVIYISGRVPSKGLGQGIIVRANSPIRKLADIKGKKVAFQRGSNAHYLLAKALTEVGLKISDIQVVGLTPSEARDAFIQNKVEVWVGGDPFLALVEKTIPIRNLRNASGINTLGGFYLGRKEFITKNSELVRVFLEEADKVGEWADKNPKEVAQAFAPELKIDVDVLEKVSRRTTRRLRRLTPAIIAEQQKVADFYFEEKIIPRKINVKDATPSPQLTEAITPKRLK; encoded by the coding sequence ATGAAAATACCATTTTTACCACAACGCCGCACAGTTTTAAACCGATTTGTTCAATATTCACTACTAGGATTGTTTACTCTATCTACACCCTTGACAGGTAGTTTATTACAAACAAGCCAAGCCCAGACAAAATCTGGATTTAGTTCTAAAGTTATCAACTTGGCTTATCAAACCTCTGGGGATATTGTCAAAGTCAAAAAAGTTGTTGAGCCACGTTTTAAAGAATTAGGTGTAACTGTGAATTGGGTTGGACCATTTCCAGCAGGTCCACAACTAATAGAAGCCATGAATGCAGGTAAAGTTGATATTGGTACAGTGGGAGAAACACCACCAATATTTTCCCAAGCTGCTGGTGTCACAGAAGTGATTTATATTTCTGGGCGTGTACCCAGTAAAGGATTAGGACAAGGTATTATTGTCAGAGCCAATTCTCCTATTAGAAAATTAGCGGATATTAAGGGTAAAAAAGTTGCTTTTCAACGGGGATCAAATGCCCACTACTTATTAGCAAAAGCCTTAACAGAAGTAGGTTTAAAGATTAGTGATATTCAAGTTGTGGGACTAACTCCATCTGAAGCTCGTGATGCTTTTATTCAAAATAAAGTTGAAGTTTGGGTAGGTGGTGATCCCTTTTTAGCTCTTGTCGAAAAAACCATCCCTATTCGTAATCTCAGAAATGCTTCAGGGATTAATACTCTCGGCGGATTTTATCTGGGTAGAAAGGAGTTTATCACCAAAAATTCTGAATTGGTAAGAGTATTTTTAGAAGAAGCAGATAAAGTTGGAGAATGGGCTGATAAAAACCCAAAAGAAGTCGCTCAAGCTTTTGCACCTGAGTTGAAAATTGATGTAGACGTTTTAGAAAAAGTATCTCGTCGAACTACTCGTCGGTTAAGAAGACTGACACCTGCAATTATTGCTGAACAACAGAAAGTTGCTGATTTTTATTTTGAAGAAAAAATCATTCCCCGCAAGATAAATGTCAAGGACGCAACTCCTTCACCTCAATTAACTGAAGCTATTACACCTAAACGACTGAAATAA
- a CDS encoding MFS transporter — translation MKISPAIKSPNLFGFLIGESVSFFGSWMTQIALVWMVYQLTNSAMLVGVAGFTNQAMGLVITPLVGVLLDRWNLKYVLLTTQIVSIILSSLLTFLTVSNQINFTDIIIIGILQGIVKAFDLPARQVTIPRLVENRSDTYSAMAVHSFLINTAKFVSPMIGGLIIAKNGAWLCFLVDAISYLPFLFAILTMQIKPNIYSLSKSSSNSKKIWHNLKEGFVFVYNFIPIKFILILQITVCFMAMTYVNLMPIFAKEVLKGNAETMGFLMTSTAFGSIFSGIYLMRRKQAIGLEKVMAISTLVLGLSLILFSRSTRLEICLVLIFIVGLTNTLTLASISNFVQVILVEEDKRGRVTSIFMTTFLGILPFGNLFFGGLANYIGVANALLFGGVCCILGACFFARQISEIRTVVNPIYQEMGLIS, via the coding sequence TTGAAAATCTCACCTGCAATTAAATCACCCAATTTATTTGGTTTTCTCATTGGGGAAAGCGTGTCTTTTTTCGGCTCTTGGATGACACAAATTGCCCTAGTATGGATGGTTTATCAATTAACAAATTCAGCTATGTTAGTTGGCGTTGCAGGCTTCACTAATCAAGCAATGGGCTTGGTTATTACACCATTGGTAGGAGTATTACTAGATAGATGGAATTTAAAATATGTTTTGTTAACCACTCAGATAGTATCTATTATTTTATCCTCACTACTAACTTTTTTAACTGTTAGTAATCAGATAAATTTTACAGATATTATTATCATTGGTATTCTTCAAGGCATAGTCAAAGCTTTTGATTTACCAGCACGTCAAGTAACTATTCCTAGATTAGTAGAAAATAGAAGTGATACTTATAGTGCAATGGCTGTACATTCATTTTTAATTAATACAGCTAAATTTGTCAGTCCGATGATTGGGGGTTTGATAATTGCTAAAAATGGAGCATGGTTATGTTTTTTAGTAGATGCTATTAGCTACTTACCTTTTTTGTTCGCTATTTTGACTATGCAAATTAAACCAAATATCTATAGCTTATCAAAATCTAGCTCTAACTCTAAAAAGATTTGGCATAACCTTAAAGAAGGATTTGTTTTTGTATACAACTTCATACCAATTAAGTTCATTTTAATCTTGCAAATTACAGTTTGCTTTATGGCAATGACTTATGTTAATTTGATGCCGATATTTGCCAAAGAAGTATTAAAAGGTAATGCAGAAACAATGGGTTTTTTGATGACTTCCACAGCTTTTGGCTCTATCTTTTCTGGTATTTATTTAATGAGGCGTAAACAAGCAATAGGACTGGAAAAAGTTATGGCAATTTCTACTTTAGTGCTAGGATTATCATTAATATTATTTTCTCGCTCAACACGACTAGAAATTTGTTTAGTATTAATCTTTATTGTCGGATTAACTAATACCTTAACTCTAGCTTCAATTAGTAATTTTGTGCAAGTAATTCTAGTGGAAGAAGATAAAAGAGGACGAGTAACCAGTATATTTATGACTACTTTTTTGGGAATACTACCTTTTGGTAATTTATTTTTTGGAGGATTAGCAAATTATATTGGCGTTGCTAATGCCTTATTATTTGGTGGTGTTTGTTGTATTTTGGGAGCTTGTTTTTTTGCTAGGCAAATCTCAGAAATTAGAACGGTGGTAAACCCCATATATCAAGAAATGGGATTAATTTCTTAG
- a CDS encoding SDR family NAD(P)-dependent oxidoreductase: MASKLEGKVAIVTGASSGIGEATAISLAAEGAKVIIAARRGERLEAVAKHITENGGQVLPVVADITNEVQVKNLIQKAHAEFGRVDILVNNAGISFPGRIENADPSNWRKMIDINVLALMYATHTVLPIFKAQKSGHIVNISSVAGRIARAGMAAYNVTKWGVNAFSEALRQEVYQDNIRVTIIEPGLVETEIDQHITDVVAKQEIAARRKAITPLQSEDIAAAIVYAVTQPQHVNVNEILIRPTQQDR, translated from the coding sequence ATGGCAAGTAAATTAGAAGGAAAAGTCGCCATTGTTACCGGGGCTTCTTCGGGAATTGGGGAAGCTACGGCTATTTCACTCGCAGCAGAAGGAGCAAAAGTAATAATTGCAGCTAGAAGGGGAGAGCGTTTAGAAGCAGTAGCAAAACATATTACTGAAAATGGTGGACAAGTATTACCTGTTGTTGCAGATATTACCAATGAAGTACAGGTTAAAAATCTGATCCAAAAAGCTCATGCAGAATTTGGGCGCGTAGATATTTTAGTTAACAATGCAGGTATATCATTTCCAGGTAGGATTGAAAATGCAGATCCGTCAAACTGGCGGAAAATGATTGATATTAATGTTTTGGCGTTAATGTACGCAACTCACACAGTTTTACCTATTTTTAAAGCGCAAAAATCAGGACATATCGTTAATATTTCATCTGTCGCTGGACGCATTGCCCGTGCAGGAATGGCGGCTTACAATGTCACTAAATGGGGTGTAAATGCCTTTTCGGAAGCATTAAGACAGGAAGTATATCAAGATAATATCCGCGTTACTATCATCGAGCCTGGTTTAGTAGAAACAGAAATTGATCAGCATATTACCGATGTAGTAGCAAAGCAGGAAATTGCAGCCAGACGGAAAGCAATTACACCATTACAAAGTGAAGATATCGCAGCAGCAATAGTTTATGCTGTTACCCAACCACAGCACGTAAATGTGAATGAAATCTTGATTCGTCCAACTCAGCAAGATCGGTAA
- a CDS encoding sulfonate ABC transporter substrate-binding protein encodes MLTKFSPFRLLEAGITFLKKYQKQNIHTLSLLFAVGLSLTFVISACSPNTRDNTGTNQTAQTTETTNSSPNSNSIVVRIGYQKAATVLYALKAKGELEKALKASGASVTWTEFPAGPPMLEALNAGSIDFGYTGEAPPVFAQSGGTPFVYVAYDPLSTKAEAIIVRQDSPIKSVADLKGKKVAFAKGSNTNYLVVKALEKAGLQYKDIEPMGLKPADARAAFESKKVDAWAIWDPYLAAAEKAISVRTLTDATGLAPNRGYYLAAKSFADSNLDTLKTVIDEVKKVSDWAKNNPPEVAKLLSPILGIDAAVLEIAEKRREYGVLPLTDEVITKQQEVADAFYKIKLIPKEVNVKEIVWQNNK; translated from the coding sequence ATGTTGACTAAATTTTCTCCATTCCGACTATTGGAAGCTGGAATCACCTTCCTAAAAAAATATCAAAAGCAGAACATCCACACTCTTTCCTTACTATTTGCAGTTGGACTGAGTTTGACTTTTGTTATTTCCGCTTGCTCTCCCAACACAAGGGACAATACTGGGACAAATCAGACAGCACAAACAACTGAAACTACTAATTCAAGTCCAAACTCTAACAGTATAGTGGTTCGTATTGGCTATCAAAAAGCTGCAACTGTCCTCTACGCATTAAAAGCCAAAGGAGAATTAGAAAAAGCTTTAAAAGCCTCTGGTGCTTCTGTCACTTGGACTGAATTTCCCGCAGGTCCACCCATGTTAGAGGCTTTAAATGCGGGAAGTATTGACTTTGGTTACACAGGAGAAGCACCCCCTGTATTTGCTCAATCAGGAGGTACACCGTTTGTTTATGTTGCTTATGATCCCTTGAGTACCAAAGCAGAAGCGATTATTGTTCGTCAAGATTCACCTATTAAAAGTGTGGCTGATCTCAAAGGTAAAAAAGTTGCTTTTGCTAAAGGCTCTAATACTAACTATTTAGTAGTAAAAGCATTGGAAAAAGCAGGATTACAATATAAAGATATCGAACCTATGGGTCTTAAACCAGCCGATGCTCGCGCTGCTTTTGAAAGTAAAAAGGTGGATGCTTGGGCTATTTGGGACCCTTATTTAGCCGCAGCAGAGAAAGCAATAAGTGTCCGCACTTTAACAGATGCGACTGGATTAGCACCTAATCGTGGTTATTATCTTGCTGCTAAATCTTTTGCTGATAGCAATTTAGATACTCTAAAAACGGTTATTGATGAAGTCAAGAAAGTAAGCGACTGGGCAAAAAATAATCCACCTGAAGTTGCTAAGTTACTATCACCTATATTAGGGATAGATGCGGCTGTTTTAGAAATAGCCGAAAAGCGGCGTGAATATGGTGTATTACCCCTAACAGATGAAGTAATTACGAAACAACAAGAAGTTGCTGATGCTTTCTATAAGATCAAATTGATTCCTAAAGAAGTCAATGTTAAGGAAATAGTTTGGCAAAATAATAAATAA
- a CDS encoding dienelactone hydrolase family protein, with amino-acid sequence MKEITRREFIATAALTTGFALAVQPVFAKVITTDTKGLIAGGVKIPVEGGEIPAYRAQPEKGENFPIVLVIQEIFGVHEHIQDVVRRFAKLGYLAIAPELFIRQGDVSKLTNIDEIRVIVSKVPDAQVLSDLDDIVTWAVKSAKGNADKLAITGFCWGGRITWLYAAHNPNVKAGVAWYGRVVGNVTELQPKHPVDIASELKVPVLGLYGGQDTGISVDTVEQIREKLKSSSSKSEIIVYPDAPHAFFADYRPSYREKEAQDGWQRLQVWFKQYGV; translated from the coding sequence ATCAAAGAAATAACACGGCGTGAATTTATTGCCACTGCTGCCTTAACAACTGGTTTTGCTTTAGCCGTACAACCTGTTTTTGCTAAAGTAATTACCACAGATACAAAAGGATTAATTGCGGGAGGGGTGAAAATTCCCGTTGAGGGTGGGGAAATTCCGGCATATAGAGCGCAACCAGAAAAAGGTGAAAATTTCCCCATTGTTTTAGTAATTCAAGAAATATTTGGTGTTCATGAACATATACAGGATGTTGTTAGACGCTTTGCTAAATTAGGGTATTTAGCGATCGCACCTGAACTATTTATCCGTCAAGGTGATGTGTCAAAATTAACCAATATTGACGAAATTCGCGTAATTGTATCCAAAGTTCCCGATGCTCAAGTTCTATCAGATTTAGATGATATTGTTACTTGGGCTGTAAAATCAGCCAAGGGTAACGCTGATAAATTAGCAATTACGGGTTTTTGCTGGGGTGGTCGAATTACCTGGCTATATGCAGCACATAATCCCAACGTCAAAGCAGGTGTGGCTTGGTACGGTAGAGTAGTAGGCAATGTTACCGAACTACAGCCTAAACATCCCGTTGATATTGCTTCTGAGTTAAAGGTCCCTGTGCTGGGACTCTATGGAGGTCAAGATACAGGTATTTCTGTGGACACAGTAGAACAAATACGAGAAAAACTCAAATCTAGCAGCAGTAAATCAGAGATAATTGTTTATCCTGATGCACCTCACGCCTTTTTTGCCGATTATCGCCCTTCTTACCGCGAAAAAGAAGCCCAGGATGGTTGGCAAAGACTCCAGGTATGGTTTAAACAGTATGGAGTGTGA
- a CDS encoding O-acetylhomoserine aminocarboxypropyltransferase/cysteine synthase family protein, producing MSENYRFETLQIHAGQEPAPGTNARAVPIYQTTSYVFDDAEHGARLFALQEFGNIYTRIMNPTTDVFEKRIAALEGGVAALATASGQAAQFLAISTIAQAGDNIVATSFLYGGTYNQFKVTLPRLGINVKFVEGDDPENFRQAIDENTKALYVETIGNPQFNIPDFAVLAQIAHENGIPLIVDNTFGAGGYVARPIEHGADIIVESATKWIGGHGTSIGGVIVDSGKFDWGNGKFPLFTEPSPGYHGLNFQEVFGKGSQFGNIAFIIRARVEGLRDLGAALSPFNAFLLLQGLETLSLRVERHINNALELAKWLEQQEQVAWVNYPGLPNHPYHERAKKYLRHGFGGVLNFGIKGGLEAGKAFISNVKLASHLANVGDAKTLVIHPASTTHQQLSNSEQISAGVTPDLVRVSVGIEHIDDIKEDFEQAFKKVSG from the coding sequence ATGTCAGAAAATTATCGTTTTGAAACCCTACAAATCCATGCTGGACAAGAACCTGCACCTGGTACTAATGCCCGCGCTGTACCAATTTATCAAACTACTTCCTACGTTTTTGATGATGCTGAACATGGAGCGCGGTTATTTGCTCTCCAGGAGTTCGGTAACATTTATACCCGGATCATGAATCCGACAACGGATGTATTTGAAAAAAGAATTGCAGCTTTAGAAGGGGGTGTCGCAGCTTTAGCCACTGCAAGCGGTCAAGCAGCACAATTTTTAGCAATAAGTACGATCGCTCAAGCAGGAGATAATATTGTTGCTACCAGTTTCCTCTATGGGGGAACTTATAACCAGTTCAAAGTTACTCTTCCACGATTAGGAATAAACGTCAAATTTGTGGAAGGAGATGATCCAGAAAATTTCCGTCAGGCAATTGATGAAAACACAAAAGCTTTGTATGTCGAAACCATTGGTAATCCCCAATTTAATATCCCAGACTTTGCTGTTTTAGCTCAAATTGCCCATGAAAACGGCATTCCTTTAATTGTAGATAATACCTTCGGTGCAGGTGGATATGTAGCACGACCAATTGAACATGGTGCAGATATTATCGTAGAATCTGCTACTAAATGGATTGGAGGACATGGTACATCTATTGGTGGCGTGATAGTTGATTCTGGTAAATTTGATTGGGGTAACGGCAAATTTCCCCTATTTACTGAACCTTCCCCCGGTTATCATGGATTGAATTTTCAAGAAGTATTTGGGAAAGGTAGTCAATTTGGTAACATTGCTTTTATTATTCGTGCCAGAGTCGAAGGATTACGAGATTTAGGAGCAGCATTGAGTCCATTTAACGCTTTTCTATTACTGCAAGGATTAGAAACTCTTTCCCTGCGTGTAGAACGTCATATCAACAATGCTTTAGAATTAGCTAAATGGTTAGAACAACAAGAGCAAGTAGCATGGGTTAATTATCCAGGACTTCCCAATCATCCATATCATGAACGCGCTAAAAAATATCTTCGACATGGCTTTGGTGGCGTTCTTAATTTTGGTATCAAAGGTGGATTAGAAGCAGGTAAAGCTTTTATTAGTAATGTAAAATTAGCCAGTCATTTAGCAAATGTCGGTGATGCTAAAACTTTGGTAATTCATCCTGCTTCTACAACTCATCAACAGCTAAGTAATAGTGAACAAATTTCGGCTGGTGTAACACCTGATTTAGTGCGGGTATCTGTGGGAATTGAACATATTGACGATATTAAGGAGGATTTTGAACAGGCATTTAAGAAGGTTTCTGGCTAA
- the metX gene encoding homoserine O-acetyltransferase MetX, with translation MKYLDFISSKNQFYQLSAPFSLESGEVLIGVQVAYRTWGNLNANRDNGVLICHALTGSADADDWWGDLFGSGKVFDSDQDFIVCSNILGSCYGTTGATSINPNTGKVYGGSFPRITIRDMVNLQAALLEYLDIQSLRLAIGGSLGGMQVLEWALLYPERVRAIAPMASPGRHSAWSIGLSEAQRQAIYIDPNWQGGNYTTDAPPVQGLAVARMMAMITYRYWDSFTNRFGRQQDESNQFAISSYLQYQGQKLIERFDANTYITLTHAMDSHDVSWNRKDYQSVLQSIKQPTLVVAIDSDVLYPPVEQQELVDLIPNAQLGLLKSSHGHDAFLIDMEALNEMVVSFRQKQ, from the coding sequence ATGAAATACTTAGACTTCATTTCATCAAAAAACCAGTTTTACCAATTGTCAGCACCATTTTCATTAGAATCTGGTGAAGTATTAATTGGTGTTCAGGTTGCTTATCGTACCTGGGGAAACTTAAACGCAAACCGCGATAATGGGGTCTTAATTTGTCATGCTTTAACTGGTTCTGCTGACGCTGACGACTGGTGGGGAGATTTATTTGGTTCAGGGAAAGTTTTTGATTCTGACCAGGATTTTATTGTGTGCAGCAACATTTTAGGAAGTTGTTACGGTACAACTGGAGCAACTTCTATTAACCCAAATACAGGAAAGGTTTATGGTGGATCTTTTCCCAGAATTACAATTAGGGATATGGTTAACCTCCAAGCTGCACTATTAGAATATTTAGATATTCAATCTCTACGGTTAGCAATTGGTGGTTCGCTGGGTGGAATGCAGGTTTTAGAATGGGCTTTATTGTATCCAGAACGGGTGAGAGCGATCGCACCAATGGCATCACCTGGAAGACATTCAGCATGGTCTATTGGCTTGAGTGAAGCCCAAAGACAGGCAATTTATATTGATCCAAATTGGCAAGGTGGGAACTATACAACTGATGCACCACCAGTCCAAGGATTAGCAGTAGCGCGGATGATGGCAATGATTACTTATCGTTATTGGGACAGTTTTACAAATCGTTTTGGTAGACAGCAGGATGAATCTAATCAGTTTGCCATATCTAGTTATTTACAATATCAAGGTCAAAAACTAATAGAACGTTTTGATGCTAATACTTATATTACATTAACTCATGCAATGGATAGTCATGATGTTAGTTGGAATAGGAAAGATTATCAATCTGTTTTGCAAAGTATCAAACAACCAACTTTAGTTGTAGCGATTGATTCTGATGTTCTTTATCCTCCAGTAGAACAACAAGAATTAGTAGATTTAATTCCTAATGCTCAACTGGGGTTGCTTAAGTCAAGTCACGGACATGATGCTTTTTTAATTGATATGGAAGCATTGAATGAAATGGTAGTTTCTTTTAGGCAAAAACAATAA
- a CDS encoding protein-tyrosine phosphatase family protein, whose translation MYKFAAAWEQETIVFGASQPGYKDNQVYDWIEFMKSRNIQRICCLLSEKQLANYAHLLDTYRQEFGNQQVCWTPIEDFHLSDLETLTQKILPFLITANQQNEKVVVHCAGGIGRTGHILAAWLVTVRGFSNQDAISAVKKTGRNPHEAVMLSKNPLQVAEELNVLLNNCRLAFLTN comes from the coding sequence ATGTACAAATTTGCTGCTGCTTGGGAACAGGAAACAATAGTTTTTGGTGCTTCTCAACCTGGATATAAGGATAATCAGGTATATGATTGGATTGAGTTTATGAAATCCCGAAACATACAGCGGATTTGCTGTTTACTTAGTGAAAAACAACTAGCTAATTATGCCCATCTTTTAGATACATATCGGCAAGAATTTGGTAATCAACAAGTTTGTTGGACACCAATTGAAGATTTTCATTTATCTGATTTAGAAACACTCACACAAAAAATACTGCCTTTTTTAATCACAGCAAATCAACAAAATGAAAAAGTAGTTGTGCATTGTGCTGGTGGAATTGGCCGGACTGGACATATATTAGCAGCTTGGTTAGTTACTGTGCGGGGATTTTCTAATCAAGATGCAATTTCTGCTGTAAAGAAAACAGGGAGAAATCCTCATGAAGCTGTAATGTTAAGTAAAAATCCGTTACAAGTTGCAGAAGAATTAAATGTGCTGCTGAATAATTGTCGTCTAGCATTCTTAACTAATTGA
- a CDS encoding DUF2808 domain-containing protein, with protein MNNFKTLCKTLAISTGIFLLSVPTTYGIPPKPLLTAKTTYNQTGSWDATYYFTIKLPESLANWQLQQVVLTQIEGIENIKFNQKDSFAFVEASGQKEKIGITLSKSSTQPQTIIATFDKPVSANQTITIGLKPFYNPTSEGIYLFRVHVISSGEKTNNLVVGTARLQFYNDFDNHLFYYR; from the coding sequence ATGAACAACTTTAAAACTCTTTGTAAAACTCTAGCTATTAGTACAGGAATATTTTTATTATCTGTGCCTACTACCTACGGGATACCACCAAAACCGTTGTTAACTGCCAAAACAACTTACAATCAAACAGGTTCTTGGGACGCAACTTATTATTTTACAATTAAATTACCAGAATCTCTGGCTAATTGGCAACTGCAACAGGTTGTTTTAACACAAATAGAAGGTATAGAAAATATTAAATTCAATCAGAAAGACAGTTTTGCTTTCGTAGAAGCAAGTGGACAAAAAGAAAAGATAGGTATTACACTAAGCAAAAGTTCAACTCAACCACAAACTATCATTGCTACTTTTGATAAACCAGTTTCTGCAAATCAAACAATTACTATCGGTTTAAAACCTTTTTATAATCCCACCAGCGAAGGTATTTATCTATTTCGAGTTCATGTTATTTCCTCTGGTGAAAAGACAAATAATTTAGTTGTGGGAACTGCTCGTTTACAATTTTACAATGATTTTGATAATCATCTATTTTATTACAGGTAA
- a CDS encoding DUF4351 domain-containing protein, which yields MTRFIHDKFAKDYLEELLKDYGEVKASEKVSGEIKEIDVLFTPAKQQTSKLQILGLLGRLAENPAIIEPYRNPASTDEICDCILKLLEVKALLRREAKANKIKLQESEIPKLWILTPTISETRLSSFGTIQKEDWLSGVHFLADALRTAIVAIHQLPQTPDTLWLRLLGRGSVQSQAIIELQALPLDHPYQKATLELVYNLRENLRVNQQLETDDRELIMRLEPLYQRNREQAKEEGREEGRQEGRREGKQEGKQEGEKNLILRLLHRRIGEIDSLLIERITGLSIEQLENLGEALLDFSSVADLEAWLTQHSI from the coding sequence ATGACTAGGTTTATACATGATAAATTCGCCAAAGACTATCTAGAAGAATTATTAAAAGATTACGGAGAAGTCAAAGCATCAGAAAAAGTCTCAGGAGAAATTAAAGAAATTGATGTTTTATTCACACCTGCTAAACAACAAACTTCTAAATTACAAATACTGGGCTTACTAGGAAGACTTGCCGAAAATCCTGCAATAATAGAACCATACCGCAATCCAGCTTCTACCGATGAAATCTGCGACTGTATTCTCAAGTTATTAGAAGTCAAGGCTTTATTGCGACGAGAAGCCAAAGCCAATAAAATCAAACTTCAGGAGTCAGAAATTCCTAAATTGTGGATTTTAACCCCCACCATATCTGAAACTCGTTTATCTAGCTTTGGAACTATCCAAAAAGAAGATTGGTTATCGGGAGTACATTTTTTAGCAGATGCCTTGCGAACAGCAATTGTGGCAATACACCAACTACCACAAACACCAGATACTTTATGGTTGAGGCTTTTGGGTAGGGGAAGCGTACAATCACAAGCAATTATCGAGTTGCAGGCGTTACCATTAGATCACCCTTACCAAAAAGCCACCCTGGAATTAGTTTACAACTTGCGCGAAAATTTGAGAGTAAATCAACAACTAGAAACAGATGATAGGGAGTTAATTATGCGACTAGAACCACTTTATCAAAGAAATAGAGAACAAGCTAAAGAAGAAGGAAGAGAAGAGGGAAGACAAGAAGGAAGACGAGAAGGAAAGCAAGAAGGAAAGCAAGAAGGAGAAAAAAACTTAATACTGCGTCTACTACATCGTCGGATTGGGGAAATTGATTCGTTATTAATCGAGCGAATTACAGGATTATCAATTGAACAGTTAGAAAACTTAGGAGAGGCATTATTAGACTTTTCTAGTGTTGCTGATTTAGAAGCTTGGTTAACCCAACACTCAATCTAA